Proteins encoded within one genomic window of Gasterosteus aculeatus chromosome 18, fGasAcu3.hap1.1, whole genome shotgun sequence:
- the LOC120807945 gene encoding NAD(P)H oxidoreductase RTN4IP1, mitochondrial isoform X1 encodes MGSVRAMASTWLLSSFNAKAAHATKTLARSGWSASLRRNACSSPSALRSCMSAWVIDQYGTDGVLKYREEMPVPSVGSTSEVLIRVHAASLNPLDISMKGGYGAKLLNLRRDPMSVMAGASEFPLVLGRDVSGEVVDCGSDVTHVVPGDEVWAAVPPWKQGSLAEFVTLTEYEVSHKPKLLSHTEAASIPYVANTALSALVNAGGLCRDSASNKRVLITGASGGVGTFSIQLLKAWGAHVTVTCSQNAEGLVRGLGADEVVDYTAGDSLELLEMMKKFDVILDNVGGETEQWATGLLKPWSGAKYVTLVSPLLLQTDSMGLLDGMLQAGLSLHNKAMQNIISSGVFYRWGFYAPDGPALDEVSKLVDAGKILPVVEAQFPFTQVPQAFQKVENGHARGKTVVRVVEDDDKRAEGLGRTRRSEAADSEQEEREMATQN; translated from the exons ATGGGTTCGGTCAGAGCTATGGCGTCGACCTGGTTACTGTCTTCCTTTAACGCGAAAGCTGCACACGCGACCAAAACATTAGCCCGGTCGGGCTGGAGCGCGTCCCTCCGGAGAAACGCATGCAGTTCACCTTCAGCACTGCGCAGCTGTATGTCGGCCTGGGTCATCGATCAGTACGGTACCGACGGAGTCCTGAAGTACAGAGAAGAAATGCCCGTTCCCTCGGTCGGCTCTACCAGCGAGGTGCTGATCAGAGTCCATGCGGCTAGTCTCAACCCCCTCGACATATCTATGAAGG GTGGATACGGAGCTAAACTGCTTAATTTGAGGAGGGATCCGATGTCCGTGATGGCCGGTGCCAGTGAGTTTCCTCTGGTTCTGGGTCGTGACGTGTCCGGGGAGGTGGTGGACTGTGGCTCTGACGTCACCCACGTGGTTCCAGGAGACGAG GTGTGGGCTGCTGTTCCCCCATGGAAACAAGGCAGTTTGGCTGAATTTGTGACTCTGACAGAGTATGAG GTTTCCCATAAGCCCAAATTGTTGAGTCACACAGAGGCAGCATCAATCCCCTATGTAGCCAACACGGCGCTCTCTGCTCTTGTCAATGCAGGTGGTCTTTGCAGAGACAGCGCTTCAAATAAAAG AGTTTTGATCACGGGAGCATCGGGAGGTGTTGGAACATTTTCTATACAG TTATTGAAGGCCTGGGGGGCCCACGTAACCGTTACCTGCTCACAGAACGCCGAAGGCCTCGTGAGAGGGCTGGGGGCCGACGAGGTGGTGGACTACACGGCAGGAGACTCGCTAGAACTACTAGAAATGATGAAGAA GTTTGATGTGATTTTGGACAACGTGGGCGGGGAAACGGAGCAGTGGGCGACGGGCCTGCTGAAGCCCTGGTCCGGGGCAAAGTACGTCACACTAGTGTCCCCTTTACTCCTGCAAACCGATTCAATGGGCCTGCTGGACGGGATGCTTCAAGCCGGGTTATCACTGCACAACAAGGCCATGCAG AACATAATATCAAGTGGCGTCTTCTATCGGTGGGGATTTTATGCGCCGGATGGGCCTGCCCTGGACGAGGTCAGCAAGCTGGTGGATGCAGGGAAG ATCCTGCCGGTTGTGGAGGCCCAGTTTCCATTTACTCAGGTGCCCCAGGCCTTTCAGAAGGTGGAGAATGGCCACGCCAGAGGAAAGACCGTGGTCCGGGTGGTTGAAGACGATGACAAACGGGCCGAGGGGTTAGGGCGAACCCGTCGCTCAGAGGCCGCAGACTCTGAGCAAGAAGAACGAGAAATGGCAACGCAAAACTAG
- the LOC120807945 gene encoding NAD(P)H oxidoreductase RTN4IP1, mitochondrial isoform X2 encodes MGSVRAMASTWLLSSFNAKAAHATKTLARSGWSASLRRNACSSPSALRSCMSAWVIDQYGTDGVLKYREEMPVPSVGSTSEVLIRVHAASLNPLDISMKGGYGAKLLNLRRDPMSVMAGASEFPLVLGRDVSGEVVDCGSDVTHVVPGDEVWAAVPPWKQGSLAEFVTLTEYEVSHKPKLLSHTEAASIPYVANTALSALVNAGGLCRDSASNKRVLITGASGGVGTFSIQLLKAWGAHVTVTCSQNAEGLVRGLGADEVVDYTAGDSLELLEMMKKFDVILDNVGGETEQWATGLLKPWSGAKYVTLVSPLLLQTDSMGLLDGMLQAGLSLHNKAMQNIISSGVFYRWGFYAPDGPALDEVSKLVDAGKVSVRRADGFQCDATTLAIHC; translated from the exons ATGGGTTCGGTCAGAGCTATGGCGTCGACCTGGTTACTGTCTTCCTTTAACGCGAAAGCTGCACACGCGACCAAAACATTAGCCCGGTCGGGCTGGAGCGCGTCCCTCCGGAGAAACGCATGCAGTTCACCTTCAGCACTGCGCAGCTGTATGTCGGCCTGGGTCATCGATCAGTACGGTACCGACGGAGTCCTGAAGTACAGAGAAGAAATGCCCGTTCCCTCGGTCGGCTCTACCAGCGAGGTGCTGATCAGAGTCCATGCGGCTAGTCTCAACCCCCTCGACATATCTATGAAGG GTGGATACGGAGCTAAACTGCTTAATTTGAGGAGGGATCCGATGTCCGTGATGGCCGGTGCCAGTGAGTTTCCTCTGGTTCTGGGTCGTGACGTGTCCGGGGAGGTGGTGGACTGTGGCTCTGACGTCACCCACGTGGTTCCAGGAGACGAG GTGTGGGCTGCTGTTCCCCCATGGAAACAAGGCAGTTTGGCTGAATTTGTGACTCTGACAGAGTATGAG GTTTCCCATAAGCCCAAATTGTTGAGTCACACAGAGGCAGCATCAATCCCCTATGTAGCCAACACGGCGCTCTCTGCTCTTGTCAATGCAGGTGGTCTTTGCAGAGACAGCGCTTCAAATAAAAG AGTTTTGATCACGGGAGCATCGGGAGGTGTTGGAACATTTTCTATACAG TTATTGAAGGCCTGGGGGGCCCACGTAACCGTTACCTGCTCACAGAACGCCGAAGGCCTCGTGAGAGGGCTGGGGGCCGACGAGGTGGTGGACTACACGGCAGGAGACTCGCTAGAACTACTAGAAATGATGAAGAA GTTTGATGTGATTTTGGACAACGTGGGCGGGGAAACGGAGCAGTGGGCGACGGGCCTGCTGAAGCCCTGGTCCGGGGCAAAGTACGTCACACTAGTGTCCCCTTTACTCCTGCAAACCGATTCAATGGGCCTGCTGGACGGGATGCTTCAAGCCGGGTTATCACTGCACAACAAGGCCATGCAG AACATAATATCAAGTGGCGTCTTCTATCGGTGGGGATTTTATGCGCCGGATGGGCCTGCCCTGGACGAGGTCAGCAAGCTGGTGGATGCAGGGAAG GTCTCAGTCAGAAGGGCGGATGGTTTCCAGTGTGACGCAACCACGCTCGCCATTCATTGTTAA